A stretch of Bacillus pseudomycoides DNA encodes these proteins:
- a CDS encoding immune inhibitor A domain-containing protein, producing MRKNGKRKPLAVLATAAVLSSTFAFGSQAAYAETPSSSLPIDEHLIPEERLAEALKARGVIDKSASQVETSKAVEKYVEKKKGENPGKEVMTGDSLTQEASDFMKKVKDAKMKENEQAQQPANGPVAGQASGFNPGKLNGKVPTAPAKQEEYNGAVRKDKVLVLLAEFSDFKHNNIDQAPGYMYAKDFNREHYQKMLFGDEPFTLFDGSKINTFKQYYEEQSGGSYTVDGTVTEWLTVPGKASDYGSDAGTGHDNKGPLGPRDFVKEALKAAVEKGINLADFDQFDQYDQDGDGNKNEPDGIIDHLMVVHAGVGQEAGGGKLKDDAIWSHRSKLGSKPYAIDGTQASVPNWGGKMAAYDYTIEPEDGAVGVFAHEYGHDLGLPDEYDTKYTGQGEPVESWSIMSGGSWAGKIAGTEPTSLSPQNKEFFQKNMKGNWANIVEVDYDKLRTGIGAATYIDQSVTKSKRPGIVRVNLPDKDIKNIESAFGKKFYYSTKGNDIHTTLETPVFDLTNAANAKFDYKAFYELEAKYDFLDVYAIAEDGTKTRIDRMGEKDVKGGMDTTDGKWVDKSYDLSQFKGKKVKLQFEYLTDIAVAYKGFALDNAALTVDDKVVFSDDAEGQPAMTLKGFTVSNGFEQKKHNYYVEWRNYAGSDMALQHARGPVFNTGMVVWYADQSFTDNWVGVHPGEGFLGVVDSHPEAIVGTLNGQPTVKSSTRYQIADAAFSFDQTPAWKVDSPTRGIFDYKGLPGVAKFDDSKQYINSIIPDAGRKLPKLGLKFEVVGQAEDKSAGAVWIHR from the coding sequence TTGAGAAAGAATGGGAAGAGAAAACCTTTGGCAGTATTAGCAACAGCAGCAGTGCTAAGTAGTACATTTGCATTTGGAAGTCAAGCAGCATATGCTGAAACGCCATCATCATCGCTACCAATTGATGAGCATTTAATACCGGAGGAACGTTTGGCAGAAGCGTTAAAAGCGCGAGGAGTCATTGATAAATCAGCATCACAAGTGGAAACGTCAAAGGCTGTAGAGAAGTATGTTGAGAAAAAGAAAGGGGAAAACCCTGGGAAAGAAGTAATGACAGGGGATAGCCTTACGCAAGAAGCCTCTGATTTTATGAAAAAAGTAAAAGATGCGAAGATGAAAGAGAATGAACAGGCGCAGCAGCCAGCAAATGGGCCGGTAGCTGGACAAGCATCAGGATTTAATCCTGGTAAGTTAAATGGAAAAGTTCCGACTGCACCAGCGAAGCAAGAAGAGTATAATGGGGCTGTTCGAAAAGATAAAGTGCTTGTTTTACTCGCAGAGTTTAGTGATTTTAAACATAATAATATTGATCAAGCACCAGGATATATGTATGCTAAAGACTTTAATCGTGAGCATTATCAAAAGATGTTATTTGGTGATGAGCCATTTACGCTATTTGATGGATCAAAAATTAATACATTTAAGCAATATTATGAAGAGCAATCAGGCGGTAGTTATACAGTTGATGGAACTGTAACGGAATGGTTAACTGTTCCAGGAAAAGCTTCCGATTACGGTTCAGATGCTGGAACTGGTCATGATAATAAAGGACCTTTAGGGCCACGTGATTTTGTGAAGGAAGCTTTAAAAGCAGCGGTAGAAAAAGGAATTAACTTAGCTGATTTTGACCAATTTGATCAGTACGATCAAGATGGTGACGGAAATAAAAATGAGCCAGATGGTATTATTGATCATTTAATGGTTGTTCATGCGGGTGTAGGACAAGAAGCTGGCGGCGGTAAATTGAAAGATGATGCGATTTGGTCTCACCGTTCAAAACTTGGATCAAAACCATATGCAATTGATGGAACACAAGCTTCTGTTCCGAATTGGGGCGGAAAGATGGCTGCATACGATTATACAATCGAGCCTGAAGATGGAGCAGTAGGTGTGTTTGCCCATGAGTACGGTCATGATTTAGGCTTACCAGATGAGTACGATACAAAGTACACAGGACAAGGTGAACCAGTTGAATCTTGGTCTATCATGAGCGGCGGCAGCTGGGCTGGAAAAATTGCAGGAACAGAGCCAACAAGCTTGTCACCACAAAATAAAGAGTTTTTCCAAAAGAATATGAAGGGTAACTGGGCGAATATCGTTGAGGTAGATTATGATAAACTTCGCACAGGAATCGGTGCTGCAACATATATAGACCAAAGTGTTACGAAATCAAAACGACCAGGAATCGTTCGCGTTAACTTGCCGGACAAAGATATAAAAAATATCGAATCGGCATTTGGTAAGAAGTTTTATTACAGTACAAAAGGGAATGACATTCATACAACACTTGAGACACCAGTATTTGATTTAACAAATGCAGCGAATGCTAAGTTTGATTATAAGGCATTCTATGAGCTTGAAGCGAAGTATGATTTCCTTGATGTGTACGCTATTGCAGAAGATGGAACGAAGACACGCATTGATAGAATGGGTGAAAAAGATGTAAAAGGTGGTATGGATACAACTGATGGTAAGTGGGTTGATAAATCATACGATTTAAGCCAATTCAAAGGGAAAAAAGTAAAACTACAGTTTGAATATTTAACAGATATCGCAGTAGCTTATAAAGGGTTTGCGCTAGATAATGCAGCGTTAACTGTAGATGACAAAGTTGTTTTCTCTGATGATGCAGAAGGACAACCTGCAATGACGTTAAAAGGATTTACTGTGTCTAACGGATTTGAACAGAAAAAACATAACTACTATGTAGAGTGGAGAAATTACGCTGGTTCTGACATGGCGTTACAACATGCACGTGGCCCAGTCTTTAATACAGGAATGGTTGTATGGTATGCGGATCAAAGCTTTACAGATAACTGGGTAGGCGTTCATCCAGGTGAAGGATTCTTAGGAGTAGTAGATTCTCATCCAGAGGCAATCGTAGGTACATTAAACGGACAACCAACTGTGAAGAGCAGTACGCGTTATCAAATTGCCGATGCGGCATTCTCATTTGATCAAACGCCAGCATGGAAAGTAGATTCGCCAACTCGCGGTATCTTTGACTATAAAGGATTACCAGGAGTTGCGAAATTTGATGATTCTAAGCAGTATATCAACAGCATCATTCCAGATGCAGGACGTAAGTTGCCGAAACTAGGATTGAAGTTTGAAGTAGTAGGACAAGCTGAAGACAAGTCTGCAGGTGCAGTTTGGATTCATCGCTAA
- the glpF gene encoding glycerol uptake facilitator protein GlpF: MSAFLGELIGTALLIVLGGGVCAGVSLKKSFAKDSGWIVITMGWGLAVAVAAYAVGSISGAHLNPALTIGLAFKGAFPWSDVPGYIVAQMIGAIIGAIIVYLHYLPHWKETEDPGTKLGVFATGPAIPNTFANLLSEMIGTFVLVFGILAIGANKFADGLNPFIVGFLIVSIGLSLGGTTGYAINPARDLGPRIAHFFLPIPGKGGSNWKYAWIPVVGPILGGSLAGLFHQVVFDGKQNAALIYVIIVTVIVLAISYMTSKKSENNTNSRKVA; this comes from the coding sequence ATGTCAGCATTTTTAGGGGAGTTAATAGGGACAGCGTTGTTAATCGTTCTTGGTGGCGGCGTTTGTGCTGGTGTAAGTTTAAAGAAGTCGTTTGCTAAGGATTCTGGTTGGATTGTTATTACAATGGGCTGGGGCTTAGCAGTTGCTGTTGCAGCATATGCAGTTGGATCAATTAGTGGGGCACATTTAAACCCAGCTTTAACAATTGGACTCGCATTTAAGGGAGCGTTCCCATGGAGCGATGTACCAGGTTATATCGTAGCGCAAATGATTGGGGCAATCATCGGTGCAATTATCGTATATTTACATTACTTACCGCATTGGAAAGAAACAGAAGATCCTGGTACAAAATTAGGTGTTTTCGCAACAGGACCAGCAATTCCGAACACATTTGCAAACCTTTTAAGTGAAATGATTGGAACATTCGTTTTAGTGTTTGGTATATTAGCAATTGGTGCAAATAAATTTGCAGATGGTTTAAATCCATTTATCGTAGGTTTCTTAATTGTAAGTATTGGTTTATCATTAGGTGGAACAACAGGATACGCAATTAACCCAGCTCGTGACTTAGGTCCACGTATTGCACACTTCTTCCTTCCGATCCCAGGAAAAGGCGGATCAAATTGGAAGTATGCATGGATTCCGGTTGTGGGACCAATCTTAGGTGGATCACTTGCAGGTTTATTCCATCAAGTTGTATTTGATGGAAAGCAAAATGCAGCACTTATTTATGTGATAATTGTAACTGTGATTGTACTAGCAATCTCTTATATGACAAGTAAAAAGAGCGAAAATAATACAAATAGTAGAAAAGTAGCATAA
- a CDS encoding sporulation YhaL family protein: METLPWWIYLIIIGIVVSGYMVLYTSKKEQEMDNEFIEKEGEVYMKRLEEERERRNQESDKDSVLL, from the coding sequence GTGGAAACTTTACCATGGTGGATTTATCTTATTATCATTGGGATTGTCGTAAGTGGCTACATGGTTTTATATACTTCAAAAAAAGAGCAAGAGATGGATAATGAGTTTATTGAAAAAGAAGGCGAAGTATATATGAAGCGATTAGAGGAAGAGCGCGAAAGACGTAATCAAGAGAGTGATAAGGATTCTGTGTTGCTGTAA
- a CDS encoding glycerol-3-phosphate responsive antiterminator: MEFHEQKILPAVRQIKDLEKLLHSSYEYIVILDIHIGQLKSVVALAKQHGKKVFLHVDLIHGLQSDGHATEFLCQEYKPYGLLSTKASVIMKAKQKGVVAIQRIFLIDSSAMEKSCNLLDKTKPDYIEVLPGALTGVIAEVKERTGVPILAGGFIRTVDDVERALAAGATAITTSKKELWKHFQK, translated from the coding sequence ATGGAATTTCATGAGCAAAAGATTTTGCCAGCTGTTCGGCAAATAAAAGATTTAGAAAAGTTATTACATAGCTCGTATGAGTATATTGTTATTTTAGATATTCATATCGGGCAATTGAAAAGTGTTGTGGCGCTGGCGAAGCAGCATGGTAAAAAGGTGTTTTTACATGTTGATTTAATTCACGGTTTGCAAAGTGATGGACATGCGACGGAATTTTTATGCCAAGAATATAAGCCATATGGATTATTATCGACAAAGGCAAGTGTGATTATGAAGGCGAAGCAAAAGGGTGTTGTTGCGATTCAACGCATCTTTTTAATTGATTCGAGTGCGATGGAGAAAAGTTGTAATCTGTTAGACAAAACAAAACCAGATTACATTGAGGTACTTCCTGGGGCTTTAACAGGTGTGATTGCTGAGGTGAAAGAACGGACGGGTGTGCCGATTTTAGCAGGCGGTTTTATTCGTACGGTTGATGATGTAGAAAGAGCGTTAGCAGCTGGTGCAACAGCGATTACAACGTCGAAGAAAGAACTCTGGAAACATTTCCAAAAATAG
- the glpD gene encoding aerobic glycerol-3-phosphate dehydrogenase, with protein MKFSSKQRKDVLNGVNQQELDVIVIGGGITGSGIALDGATRGLSTIVFEMQDFAAGTSSRSTKLVHGGLRYLKQLEVKMVAEVGKERAIVYENGPHVTTPEWMLLPFHKGGTFGSFSTSIGLRVYDFLAGVKRSERRKMFSREETMKKEPLVKQEGLKGGGYYVEYRTDDARLTIEVMKEAIEHGAKAVNYAKVDGFLYKDGKVCGVRVIDLLDGEVYEVYGKKIVNAAGPWVDTLREKDNSKKGKVLQLSKGVHLVIDQKRFPLGQAIYFDTPDKRMVFAIPRGGKTYVGTTDTFYDKDAAVPQMTTEDRTYIINAINYMFPSVKITEKDIESSWAGVRPLIYEEGKNASEISRKDEIWTSESGLITIAGGKLTGYRKMAEMVVDYVTSLLQKEGHSAYPKSETKHMPISGGHVGGSKQLPTFIAKKAQEGTKYGLTAKQAEEFAKFYGSNVDILFNLAKELKVDAKEYNMPLDVLVPLVYAMEYEMTAKPVDFFVRRRGAVFFNIHWVYDWKENVIAYMAAKLGWSKEEQMKYTAELEKALTDAVVPVDQQEQAAALA; from the coding sequence ATGAAATTTTCAAGTAAACAACGTAAAGACGTATTAAACGGAGTAAATCAACAAGAGTTAGATGTGATCGTAATTGGTGGAGGGATTACTGGTTCTGGTATTGCATTGGATGGAGCAACACGTGGTTTATCAACGATTGTGTTTGAAATGCAAGACTTTGCAGCAGGTACATCAAGTCGTTCAACGAAACTTGTACACGGTGGTTTACGTTATTTAAAACAGCTTGAAGTGAAAATGGTAGCAGAGGTTGGGAAAGAGCGTGCGATTGTATATGAGAACGGTCCCCATGTAACAACACCAGAGTGGATGTTGCTTCCGTTCCATAAGGGCGGTACATTTGGATCATTTAGCACATCAATCGGTCTTCGTGTATACGACTTCTTAGCGGGGGTAAAACGAAGTGAACGTAGAAAAATGTTTAGCCGCGAAGAAACAATGAAAAAAGAACCGCTTGTAAAACAAGAAGGATTAAAGGGCGGCGGTTACTACGTAGAATATCGTACGGATGATGCACGTTTAACAATTGAAGTAATGAAAGAAGCGATTGAACACGGTGCAAAAGCAGTCAACTATGCAAAAGTAGACGGTTTCTTATATAAAGATGGAAAAGTGTGTGGTGTACGCGTTATCGATTTATTAGATGGTGAAGTATATGAAGTGTACGGTAAGAAAATTGTAAACGCAGCTGGTCCTTGGGTAGATACACTTCGTGAAAAAGATAATTCGAAAAAAGGAAAAGTACTGCAATTATCTAAAGGTGTTCACTTAGTTATCGATCAAAAACGTTTCCCACTTGGGCAAGCTATTTATTTTGATACACCAGATAAACGTATGGTCTTTGCGATTCCACGCGGCGGGAAAACATATGTAGGTACAACTGATACGTTCTATGATAAAGACGCAGCAGTACCACAAATGACAACAGAAGATCGCACATATATCATCAATGCGATTAACTATATGTTCCCAAGCGTAAAAATTACTGAAAAAGATATTGAATCAAGCTGGGCTGGTGTTCGCCCATTAATTTATGAAGAAGGTAAGAATGCATCTGAAATTTCTCGTAAAGATGAAATTTGGACTTCTGAATCTGGCTTAATTACAATTGCTGGTGGTAAATTAACAGGATATCGCAAAATGGCAGAAATGGTCGTAGATTATGTAACGTCTCTACTACAAAAAGAAGGACATAGCGCATATCCGAAAAGTGAAACGAAACATATGCCAATTTCAGGTGGCCATGTAGGCGGTTCTAAACAGTTACCAACATTTATTGCGAAAAAAGCACAAGAGGGAACAAAATATGGTTTAACAGCAAAGCAGGCAGAAGAGTTTGCGAAATTCTATGGCTCTAATGTTGATATTCTCTTTAACTTAGCAAAAGAGCTGAAAGTAGATGCAAAAGAGTATAACATGCCGTTAGACGTGCTTGTACCGCTTGTATACGCGATGGAATATGAAATGACAGCAAAACCGGTTGACTTCTTCGTACGTCGCAGAGGAGCTGTATTCTTCAACATCCACTGGGTATACGATTGGAAAGAAAACGTAATTGCGTATATGGCAGCAAAATTAGGCTGGAGTAAAGAAGAACAAATGAAATATACAGCTGAACTAGAAAAAGCATTAACGGACGCTGTAGTGCCTGTAGATCAGCAGGAGCAAGCGGCAGCGTTAGCATAA
- a CDS encoding YjcZ family sporulation protein, with translation MVHIKEGGGDGRMNSSLIILLLVLFILLVIVGIICL, from the coding sequence ATTGTGCATATAAAGGAAGGGGGAGGAGATGGGCGAATGAATTCATCACTTATTATTTTATTGCTTGTACTGTTTATTTTATTGGTTATAGTAGGTATAATTTGCTTATAG
- the prsA gene encoding peptidylprolyl isomerase PrsA — protein MKKAMLALAATSVIALSACGSSDKIVTSKAGDISKEEFYEKMKDRAGSQILRGMVLEKVLVENHKVDDKEVDKKFDEYKKQLGDQFDAALKQQGFTEKSFKESVRAELAMTKAIESTITEKELKENYKPEIKASHILVKDEATAKKVKEELGQGKSFEELAKQYSEDTGSKEKGGDLGYFGPGKMVKEFEEAAYKMKKDEVSEPVKSQFGYHIIKVTDIKEQEKSFDQSKADIKKALVAKKMQDGEFMAKLQEKELKKADVKVEDKDLKDTFEAPKAEKEKEKK, from the coding sequence ATGAAGAAAGCTATGCTTGCCTTAGCCGCAACAAGTGTGATTGCCTTATCAGCATGTGGATCATCTGATAAGATTGTTACCTCTAAAGCTGGTGACATTTCAAAAGAAGAATTTTATGAAAAGATGAAAGACAGAGCTGGTTCACAAATTTTACGTGGTATGGTACTAGAAAAAGTACTTGTTGAAAACCATAAAGTCGACGATAAAGAAGTTGACAAGAAATTTGACGAATACAAAAAACAACTTGGCGATCAATTTGATGCTGCTCTAAAACAACAAGGCTTTACAGAGAAATCATTTAAAGAAAGCGTTCGTGCTGAATTAGCAATGACAAAAGCAATTGAAAGCACGATCACTGAAAAAGAGCTAAAAGAAAATTACAAGCCTGAAATTAAAGCAAGCCACATCCTTGTAAAAGATGAAGCAACTGCGAAAAAAGTAAAAGAAGAACTTGGACAAGGTAAATCTTTTGAAGAACTTGCAAAACAATACTCAGAAGATACAGGTTCAAAAGAAAAAGGCGGAGACCTTGGTTACTTCGGACCTGGTAAAATGGTAAAAGAATTCGAAGAAGCTGCCTATAAAATGAAAAAAGATGAAGTAAGTGAGCCTGTAAAATCACAATTCGGTTACCACATCATTAAAGTAACTGATATCAAAGAGCAAGAGAAATCATTTGATCAATCAAAAGCTGACATTAAAAAAGCTCTTGTTGCGAAAAAGATGCAAGATGGCGAATTCATGGCTAAACTTCAAGAAAAAGAACTGAAAAAAGCTGACGTGAAAGTCGAAGATAAAGATTTAAAAGATACTTTTGAAGCGCCAAAAGCTGAAAAAGAAAAAGAAAAAAAATAA
- the glpK gene encoding glycerol kinase GlpK, with protein sequence MKKYILSLDQGTTSSRAILFDKEGKIVHSAQKEFTQHFPKPGWVEHNAHEIWGSILAVIATCLSEADVKPEQIAGIGITNQRETTVVWDKETGKPVYNAIVWQSRQTAEICDELKEKGYSDMVREKTGLLIDAYFSGTKVKWILDNVEGARERAERGELLFGTIDTWLVWKLSGGKAHVTDYSNASRTLMFNIHNLEWDEELLDMLTVPKSMLPEVRPSSEVYGHTIDYHFFGQNVPIAGVAGDQQAALFGQACFGEGMAKNTYGTGCFMLMNTGEKAVASEHGLLTTIAWGLNGKVEYALEGSIFVAGSAIQWLRDGMRMFKDASESEEYASRVESTDGVYVVPAFVGLGTPYWDSEVRGAVFGVTRGTTKEHFIRATLESLAYQTKDVLCAMEADSGIKLKTLRVDGGAVKNNFLMQFQSDMLDVPVERPEVNETTALGAAYLAGLAVGYWENQDEIKAQWNMDRSFAPAMEAETSEELYAGWKKAIEATKAFK encoded by the coding sequence ATGAAAAAATACATTCTTTCATTAGACCAAGGAACAACAAGCTCACGCGCAATTCTTTTTGATAAGGAAGGCAAAATTGTTCATTCAGCTCAAAAAGAGTTTACACAACATTTTCCAAAGCCAGGCTGGGTAGAACATAACGCGCACGAAATTTGGGGATCTATTTTAGCGGTTATTGCAACTTGCTTAAGTGAAGCAGATGTAAAACCAGAGCAAATCGCGGGCATTGGGATTACAAACCAACGTGAAACAACGGTTGTATGGGATAAAGAAACGGGTAAACCAGTTTATAATGCAATCGTATGGCAATCACGCCAAACAGCTGAAATTTGTGATGAGTTAAAAGAAAAAGGATATAGCGACATGGTTCGCGAAAAAACAGGTCTTTTAATTGATGCATATTTCTCAGGTACGAAAGTGAAATGGATTTTAGATAACGTTGAAGGTGCAAGAGAAAGAGCAGAACGCGGCGAATTATTATTCGGTACAATTGATACATGGCTTGTATGGAAATTGTCTGGTGGTAAAGCGCACGTAACAGATTATTCAAACGCATCACGTACATTGATGTTTAATATTCATAACCTAGAGTGGGATGAGGAACTGTTAGACATGTTAACAGTGCCAAAGAGCATGCTTCCAGAAGTACGTCCATCATCTGAAGTATATGGTCATACAATCGATTATCATTTCTTCGGACAAAATGTACCGATTGCAGGTGTGGCTGGTGACCAACAAGCAGCATTATTTGGACAAGCTTGCTTCGGTGAAGGTATGGCGAAAAATACGTATGGAACTGGTTGCTTCATGTTAATGAATACAGGTGAAAAAGCAGTTGCGTCTGAGCATGGCCTATTAACAACAATTGCATGGGGTTTAAATGGTAAAGTTGAATACGCATTAGAAGGAAGTATTTTCGTAGCAGGTTCAGCAATCCAGTGGTTACGTGATGGCATGCGTATGTTTAAAGATGCAAGTGAGAGCGAAGAATACGCATCTCGCGTTGAATCAACAGACGGCGTATACGTTGTTCCAGCATTCGTAGGACTTGGAACACCGTACTGGGATAGTGAAGTGCGCGGAGCAGTATTTGGCGTAACGCGTGGTACAACGAAAGAGCACTTTATCCGTGCAACGCTAGAGTCATTAGCATACCAAACGAAAGATGTATTATGCGCAATGGAAGCAGATTCAGGTATTAAGCTGAAAACATTACGCGTAGATGGTGGAGCAGTTAAGAACAACTTCTTAATGCAGTTCCAAAGTGATATGTTAGATGTTCCAGTAGAGCGTCCAGAAGTAAATGAAACAACGGCTTTAGGTGCAGCATATTTAGCAGGTCTTGCGGTTGGATATTGGGAAAATCAAGACGAAATTAAAGCGCAGTGGAATATGGATCGAAGCTTTGCACCAGCAATGGAAGCGGAAACAAGTGAAGAGCTATATGCTGGCTGGAAAAAGGCAATTGAAGCAACAAAAGCTTTTAAATAA